Within Cellulophaga sp. L1A9, the genomic segment GGTAAGTCCGGTACTTATGGTTCCATTAAATCCGTTATTAGCATTTTTATGAAGTATGATGTTGATGATACCGCTCATGCCTTCAGGATTATATTTTGCAGAGGGGTTGGTAATTAGTTCAATAGATTTTATGGAGCTAGACGGAATCTGTTTTAATAATTGTGCCACGGGAACATTAGACAGTTTTCCATCTACCATAACTCTTACGTTAGAATTTCCGCGCATAGAGAGTTCACCTGTTTGTTGGTCTATATTTACAGAAGGTATATTATTCATGATGTCTGATGCCGATGCACCTGCGGTGGTAAGGTCTTTCCCCACATTAATTACCTTTCTATCTATTTTTTGTTCAATAGTAGTGCGTTCTGCGACCACTTCTACCCCAGACAATTCTTGAGTTTCATCTTCAAGATAAATTGTTCCTAAGGCTATTTTTCGGTGATTTTTGTCAATGGTAATTAGCTTCGAGTAGGTTTTGTATCCTATAAATTGAACTAAAAAAGTAAGTGTTCCTTCGGGAATATTTTTAATTTCAAAAGTTCCGTTTTCTTCAGTAATACCACCAGTAATAATAGTAGACTTATCTTCAGACTTAATGACAATAGCAGCAAACGCTATCGGTTCTTGTAAAGATTGGTCTAAGATTGTGCCAGTGATTGTGCCTAATACAGCATCGGGGCTAGAGGGTTTTGTGTTTGCGAATAATGCACCGTTGATGAGCAGTGCAATACATACGATTGCTTTTTTCATGAATGTTCGTTTTGTAATTTAATTGATTGATTGATTGATTGATTGATTGATTGATTGATTGATGAAATGCTACTTACAGGACGACACTATGCTGTAATTGTTACAATACATTTTTATTTTAACAGTTTTTAACATATTTGAAATGGATAGAAGAATCTTTCTCAAATTTGAGGTTAAAATCTAATATTTAATTTTCTTAATCTTGCAGTGTGCTATTTGCTCTTGGAAAGGAAGGAAAAGAGTGATCTGGGGGGTATAAAAAACAAAACCCTCATTTACATGAGGGTTTCTATTATCGATAATGTGCACTAAACACTAACCATTAACTATAAAAATACAGCATTAACGACAAATTCATAATATCTTTAGTTTACTAATAGACGCAAAATTCATATAATAATTACATTAATTAACAATTTTTAACATCATTTTCGGTAAAATGCAAAAAACTCTCGTAATAGGCGCTTCGTTAAAATCAAGCAGATATAGTAATGTAGCTATAAAAAAACTAACAGAAAAATCCATTAAAACAGAAGCTTTTGGCTTAAAAGGAGGTATTCTTTACGGAGTGCAAATTAAGACTAATTTTGTCGATTTTCAAAATATACACACGGTTACTTTGTATTTAAATCCAAAATCCCAAGAAGAGTATTATCAAAAAATAATAAATTTAAACCCTAAGCGTGTAATTTTTAATCCAGGAACAGAGAATCCAGATTTCTATACCTTACTTGAAAAGAATAATATTGAAGTTGAGGTGGCTTGCACACTAGTTTTGTTGGCTACAAATCAATTTTAAATTCTCTTCTATAAGTAAGAAATAAAACTCATAATGTCGTAATTTTACAACTATGGAATTTTCTTCAAAATTATTGGAAAATGCAGTTTATGAAATTTCACAATTGCCAGGGATCGGAAAGCGAACGGCATTGCGTTTGGCATTGCATTTATTAAAACAACCAGAAGAGCAAACATCACATTTAACAAGTGCATTAGAAAAGTTAAGAAAGCAGATAAAATTTTGCTCCAACTGTCATAATATATCTGATGTTGCGCTTTGTGAAATATGTGCAAATACCAAAAGAGATGCTACAGTAATCTGTGTAGTGGAAGATGTTAGGGATGTTATGGCTATAGAGAATACAGGACAGTTTAGGGGCTTGTATCATGTTTTGGGTGGTAAAATTTCACCGATGGAATGTGTAGGTCCTCAAGACTTGACCATTGTTTCATTGGTTGATAAAGTAAAGAAAGGTGGCGTAAGTGAACTTATCTTTGCGCTAAGTTCTACCATGGAAGGGGATACTACTAATTTTTATATCTTTAAGCAAATAGAAGGAGCGGCTATAAAAACATCTACTATTGCTAGAGGAATTGCTGTGGGTGATGAACTGGAATATGCAGACGAAATTACCTTGGGACGTAGTATTTTAAACCGAATTCCATTCGAAAACTCTATGAAAGCATAAATAAAATAGTTGTACTAAATTTAAGTAAAAGACTATATTTTTATTATTTTCGCAAAAAATTATTCTGAATAAGTATATTAATTGATGATATGTCAAAGTTTGAATTAAAATTACCCCAAATGGGCGAGAGTGTTGCAGAGGCAACACTAACCACTTGGTTAAAGGAAGTGGGTGATACTATTGAAATGGATGAAGCGGTTTTTGAAATTGCTACAGATAAAGTAGATTCCGAAGTGCCTAGTGAAGTGGAAGGTGTTTTGGTAGAGAAGCTTTTTAACATCGATGATGTAATATCGGTTGGACAAACAGTTGCAATAATTGAAATTCAAGGGGATGCACCTGAAGCTGTTGATCTTCAGGATAGTAAGCCAGTTGCTGCAGCGAAAGAAGAAGCGACTTCCATTGAACAAGAAATGGATGTTGTTAAAGAAGGTGTTAGTGCATCTGTATCAGATTATAGTGGTACAGATCGGTTCTATTCTCCTTTGGTGAAAAATATAGCGAAAGAAGAAGGTGTTTCTGTAGCGGAGTTAGATGAAGTAGCAGGAACCGGTAAAGATGGTAGAGTTACTAAAAACGATATTCTGGATTATGTAGCAAGTCGTACATCAGGAAATTCTATGAATACGGATCGTGAAGTAACACCTGTGCCAAATTCTGCACCTGCTAAGAATATGGTTGCTGCTAATGAAGTTTCTTCAAACCCAAAAACGACGAATGGTGATGAGGTAATTCCTATGAGTAGAATGGGGAAACTTATCGCTCAGTATATGCGCGAAAGTATTTCTACATCGGCACACGTGCAAAGTTTTATTGAAGTAGATGTTACCAATGTTGTTAATTGGAGAAATAAAAATAAAATTAGCTTCGAGAAAAGAGAGGGAGAGAAACTAACGTTTACTCCTATTTTTATGGAAGCAGTAGCTTTTGCGCTAAAGAAATATCCAATGATGAATATATCTTTGGATGGTGATGTAGTAGTTAAAAAGAAAAATATTAATATAGGGATGGCGGCAGCTTTGCCTGATGGAAATCTAATTGTGCCTGTAATTAAAAATGCAGATCAATTAAATCTAGTCGGTATGGCTAAGGCGGTTAATGATTTGGCAGCTAGAAGTAGGAATAATAAATTGAAGCCAGACGAAATAAAAGATGGTACGTACACCGTAACAAACGTAGGTACTTTCGGAAGTGTTTTTGGTACACCTATTATCAATCAGCCACAAGTAGGAATTCTTGCATTAGGAGCAATACGAAAAGTGCCTTCTGTGATAGAAACTCCTGAAGGAGATTTTATAGGTATTAGAAGTAAAATGTTTTTATCTCACAGTTATGATCATAGGGTTGTAAATGGGGCGCTAGGAGGTATGTTTGTGAAAGCAGTAGCAGATTTCTTAGAAGCTTGGGATGTGAACAGAGAAGTTTAATTAAGGGAATATAAATAATAAAAAAAGCTTCCTTTTTGGAAGCTTTTTTGTTCTACACATATTTAATTTGCCCTAGTTTTTTTCTTAAATTTTGAATAAACTATCTTTGAATAAATTCTTTAAAAATGCAATTAAAATTAACGCGTCCTATTTGTTTTTTCGATTTAGAGACAACAGGTATCAATGTAGCCAAAGATCGAGTTGTAGAAATAGCGATTCTTAAAATTCATCCTAACGGAAATAAAGAAAGTAAAACTTGGTTGGTAAATCCAGAAATGGTTATTCCTGATGAGGTAATTGCTGTTCATGGTATTACAAATGAAAAGGTTGCTAATGAGCCTACTTTTAAAGAGTTGTCTAAGGATATTTACAATATGATTAAGGATAGTGATTTAGGGGGGTTTAACTCTGATCGATTCGATATTCCATTATTGGCGGAAGAAATGTTGCGATCTGAGATAGATTTTGATATGAAAAATAGAGTTGCAGTAGATGTGCAAACCATCTTTCATAAAATGGAAAAGAGAACTCTTGGAGCTGCTTATAAGTTCTATTGTGATAAAGATTTGATAGATGCGCATAGTGCTGCGGCAGATACAAATGCTACCTATGAGGTTTTATTGTCGCAATTAGATCGTTATCCAGAATTAGAGAATAACATGAAAATGTTGGCAGAATTTTCGTCACATAAAAGAACAGTAGATTTTGCAGGGTTTATAATCCTCGATGAAGATGAAGAAGAAGTGTTTTCTTTTGGGAAGCATAAGGGTAAAAAGGTTCATGATGTATTGGCTAAAGAACCAGGGTACTTTAGTTGGATCTTAAATGCTGATTTTCCTTTGTATACTAAAAAGATATTAACTCAGATTAAGTTGAGTAAGTTGAATAATAAACTAGGCTAATGTTGCGCTATTTTTTATTGTTTATTTTAGGTTTAAATCTGGTTACGGCGCAAGATATTTATTTTGAGGGTGTTGTTTATGATAGCAAAACAGAGGAGACAATTCCTTTTGTGAATTTAAGTTTTTTAAACACATTGAAAGGGACTTCCTCGGATGAAGAAGGTCATTTTTTTATGGATTTGTCTTCGTCATTCCTAGAGAAGCAGCTTCATATTTCCTCTTTAGGCTATAAAGATACGATTGTAAATGCTGCGCAGATTTTTAAAGCCAAGCGCTTTGATCTGGTTCCTGAATCATTTGAGCTTAACGAAGTTGTTGTTTCGGAGACTTTAGGGAATTCAGATGTGTTGAATCCAATAAGTAGTTATAGCATAAAAAGCGGATTCTCATCGTCATCAACCCCTTGGGTATTGGCTTTGTATTATCCTAATATAGGACAGCAAAAAAAATATCTAGATAAGGTTACTATATTTTTCCAGAACAATTCTGAATTTAAAAGAGAAGCTTCAAAATTTAGGGTGCGGGTTTATGATGTAGATAAGGAAACTAAAAAGCCGACTAAAGATTTGTTGCGAAAAAGTTTTGTTTTGGAGGCAGACGTGGATAGAGACTATGTTTCATTAGACTTATCTGCGCTTCAGATACAAATGCCTCGAGCTGGTGTTTATATAGGGTTAGAGTGGTTGTTTGTGCCAAGTAATTGGTATAAAAATACAGGAAAACATAATATTACGAATGCCTTGCTGGTTGAGGATAGATTTGCGCCTACTTTTGGTGGGGTTTACAATAAAAATCAGAACTTTAAAGTTATGGTATATGGTATGGGCGAATGGACAGATTTTGTAGTTAAATCTAAAAACAAAACAGGAAACCTTATACCCGCAGTGAGTTTAAAATTATCAAAAAAGTAAATTTAATAAAATTCTCGTATGAAAATTATTTGTATCGGAAGGAATTACGCGGCGCATATTGCTGAATTGCAAAATGAAAAACCCAAAGATCCTGTGGTTTTTATTAAGCCAGATTCTTCCGTTTTACCTAAGGAACAAGATTTCTATATCCCAGAATTCTCTAATGATATTCATTATGAGGTAGAAGTTTTGGTTAAGATAAAAAAAGTTGGAAAGCATATTTCAGAAAAATTTGCATCTAATTATTATGATGAAATAGGCTTGGGAATAGATTTTACGGCAAGAGATGTGCAACAAGTGCTAAAAGAGAAAGGTTTGCCTTGGGAGAAAGCAAAGGGGTTTGATGGAGCAGCTGTAATTGGAGCTTGGGTGGCTAAAGAAAAGTTTGAAAATATTGATAATTTAGGTTTTCAATTATTGAAGAATGATGAAATAGTTCAAGATGGAAATACCAACTTGATGCTCTGGAAGATAGATGAGTTAATTGCATATGTGAGTACATTTTTTACTTTAAAAAAGGGAGATGTAATTTTCACAGGTACTCCGGCAGGTGTTGGAAGTGTTAAAACTAATGACTACCTTTCAGGTAGGTTAGAAGGTGTAGAAATGTTTAATGTAAATATTAAATAAAAAAATGATTTACAGTTTGGATAAAATTAATGAGTTAGCAGATGGTGATGAAGACTTTATTCAATCCGTTGTCTCTGCTTTTCTCGATGAGGTTCCTGAAGATTTAGAGCAGTTGGAGGTTGCTATAAATGAGAAGAACTATTCTAATATATATCAATTAGCACACAAAATTAAGCCTAATGTAGATTTGTTAGGAATGGAGCAGACTCGTGCAGCAGCTTTAGATATAGAGAATATGGGTAAAGTTGGGGATGAAAACCCAGCGTTAGATCAAATATTTCCTATTCTAAAAAAAGACATCCATCAAGTAATATCGGAACTTAAAAAAGACTTTGCTCTTTAAAATGAATGCAGAGATAATTACCATTGGTGACGAAATTCTTATCGGTCAGATAGTGGATACAAATTCGGCCTTTATAGGGAAGGAATTTAATAAAATTGGTGTTTCAATTTATCAGATTACATCTGTTCAAGATGATAAAAAGCACATTCTTCAAGCCTTAAAAGATGCAGAGTCACGCGTAGATATTGTTTTAATTACAGGTGGGTTAGGGCCTACTAAAGATGATATTACCAAGCATACTCTATGTGAATATTTTGAAGACCACCTGGTCCAGAATGATATGGTTTTAGTTCATATCAAAGAATTGTTTCAAAAATATCTATCCACTGCTCCTCTTTTGCAAGTAAATATTGATCAGGCTTTGGTGCCAAGTACGGCAACGGTCCTTCAAAATGCAAATGGTACAGCGCCTGGTATGTGGATGACAAAAAACAATACTGTATTTGTCTCGCTACCTGGGGTTCCTTTTGAAATGAAGCACCTTATTTTGGAAGAGGTTATTCCTAAAATTCAAAAAGAGTTTAAGAGGCCTTTTATTCTTCATAAAACAATAATTACCTATGGCATAGGAGAAAGTGCTCTGGCTGATCGTATTTCAGATTGGGAGAGTGCATTGCCTTCAAGTATTAAGCTAGCATACCTTCCAAGTTTAGGGAAAGTGCGTTTACGCTTAAGCAGTAAAGGACCTGTTAAGGAAATTGTGGAAGGTATTATGGCACAAGAAATTAGGAAGCTTTACGGTCTAATTGATGATGTTGTTTATGGTGAAGAAGATGATGAAACTATTGAAGCTGTAATTGCGAAATTATTAACTTCTAAAAAAATGTCATTGTCTACTGCTGAAAGTTTTACGGGAGGAACGATAGCGGAACTTATTACGGCCATGCCAGGTGCGTCTGCGTATTTCAAAGGAAGTGTGGTAAGTTATGCTACCGAAGCTAAGATTAACGTTTTAAAAGTCTCAAAAGAGGTTATTGAGATGCATTCGGTGGTAAGCGCTCAAGTAGCCGAAGCTATGGCAATTAATGTTCGGGAAATCCTAAAAACAGATTTTTCAATAGCTACTACGGGGAACGCTGGACCGTCAAAAGGAGACTCCGATAAGGAGGTTGGAACGGTGTTTATTGCAATCGCAACACCAAAAGGAGTGTATTCTGAGAAGTTTATGATGGGAAGTCAGCGAGAAAGGGTTGTGCAAAGGTCTGTAAATAAGGCACTTGAGATGCTGCAAAAAGAAATTTTAAAATATTAAAAAAGAATTTTGTACGTCCGATAAAAAAGATATAAATTTGCATCCTGTTTAAAAATAACACAAACCCTAGCGATATGTCAAAAGTTTGCGAGATTACCGGAAAGAGAGCTATGTTTGGAAACAACGTTTCGTTTTCCATCAATAAAACAAGAAGAAGATTTAACGTAAATCTTTCTAAAAAGCGTTTCTATATTGAAGAAGAAGACCGTTGGGTTACTTTGAAGGTATCTGCGCGTGCATTAAAATCTATCAATAAGAAAGGTATAAGTGCAGTATTGAAAGAAGCTAAAGCAAATGGATTAACTAAGTAATCCGAAAAAATAATCTAGTATAATGGCTAAGAAAGGCAATAGAATCCAAGTGATTTTGGAATGTACAGAGCATAAGGAATCAGGACAACCTGGTACTTCAAGATACATTACAACAAAAAACAAGAAGAACACTCCTGATAGAATTGAGCTTAAGAAATTCAATCCAATTCTAAAGAAAATGACTGTTCATAAAGAAATTAAGTAATTTTCCGTCTCTACGGGAATGATAAAAATTATAAAACATGGCAAAGAAGACGGTAGCAAGTTTACAAACCAGTTCTAAAAGATTGACTAAGGCTATAAAAATGATTAAGTCACCTAAATCTGGTGCTTATACATTTACAGAATCAGTTATGGCACCTGAAGAGGTTAGTGCTTGGTTGACTAAAAAATAAGACATTTCAATTTTATATTGATATAAGCTACTTTCGTAAAGAGAGTGGCTTTTTTGTTTTTATAACTGAAGTAATTAGGGTCGATTCGTCTTTTAAATCTGTGATCGAAACAAGGATCCTATCGGGGCATTCAATTATTTTGTTTAAGTATTAATCAAGTATGTTTCATATATTTGATACAACGAATTTTTTAACACTATGAGTTTATTCAAAAAGATATTTTCTTCTCAAAAGAAAGAAACACTTGATAAGGGTCTTGAGAAATCCAAAACTTCATTTTTTGGAAAATTAAGTAAGGCCGTAGCTGGTAAATCAAAGGTAGATGATGATGTTCTTGATGATTTAGAAGAGGTTTTAGTTGCTTCCGATGTGGGTGTAGCTACCACTTTGAAAATTATCAAAGGAATAGAAGCAAGGGTTGCTAAGGATAAGTATGTTGGTACAGATGAGCTTAATGAAATTTTAAGGGAGGAAATTGCACGTTTGCTTTCAGAAACAAATTCTGGAGAAGATGTAGAGTTTACCATTCCTAAGGGTAAAAAACCTTATGTGATTATGGTTGTTGGTGTCAACGGAGT encodes:
- a CDS encoding CoA-binding protein, with product MQKTLVIGASLKSSRYSNVAIKKLTEKSIKTEAFGLKGGILYGVQIKTNFVDFQNIHTVTLYLNPKSQEEYYQKIINLNPKRVIFNPGTENPDFYTLLEKNNIEVEVACTLVLLATNQF
- the recR gene encoding recombination mediator RecR; this translates as MEFSSKLLENAVYEISQLPGIGKRTALRLALHLLKQPEEQTSHLTSALEKLRKQIKFCSNCHNISDVALCEICANTKRDATVICVVEDVRDVMAIENTGQFRGLYHVLGGKISPMECVGPQDLTIVSLVDKVKKGGVSELIFALSSTMEGDTTNFYIFKQIEGAAIKTSTIARGIAVGDELEYADEITLGRSILNRIPFENSMKA
- a CDS encoding dihydrolipoamide acetyltransferase family protein; the encoded protein is MSKFELKLPQMGESVAEATLTTWLKEVGDTIEMDEAVFEIATDKVDSEVPSEVEGVLVEKLFNIDDVISVGQTVAIIEIQGDAPEAVDLQDSKPVAAAKEEATSIEQEMDVVKEGVSASVSDYSGTDRFYSPLVKNIAKEEGVSVAELDEVAGTGKDGRVTKNDILDYVASRTSGNSMNTDREVTPVPNSAPAKNMVAANEVSSNPKTTNGDEVIPMSRMGKLIAQYMRESISTSAHVQSFIEVDVTNVVNWRNKNKISFEKREGEKLTFTPIFMEAVAFALKKYPMMNISLDGDVVVKKKNINIGMAAALPDGNLIVPVIKNADQLNLVGMAKAVNDLAARSRNNKLKPDEIKDGTYTVTNVGTFGSVFGTPIINQPQVGILALGAIRKVPSVIETPEGDFIGIRSKMFLSHSYDHRVVNGALGGMFVKAVADFLEAWDVNREV
- a CDS encoding 3'-5' exonuclease; translated protein: MQLKLTRPICFFDLETTGINVAKDRVVEIAILKIHPNGNKESKTWLVNPEMVIPDEVIAVHGITNEKVANEPTFKELSKDIYNMIKDSDLGGFNSDRFDIPLLAEEMLRSEIDFDMKNRVAVDVQTIFHKMEKRTLGAAYKFYCDKDLIDAHSAAADTNATYEVLLSQLDRYPELENNMKMLAEFSSHKRTVDFAGFIILDEDEEEVFSFGKHKGKKVHDVLAKEPGYFSWILNADFPLYTKKILTQIKLSKLNNKLG
- a CDS encoding carboxypeptidase-like regulatory domain-containing protein, yielding MLRYFLLFILGLNLVTAQDIYFEGVVYDSKTEETIPFVNLSFLNTLKGTSSDEEGHFFMDLSSSFLEKQLHISSLGYKDTIVNAAQIFKAKRFDLVPESFELNEVVVSETLGNSDVLNPISSYSIKSGFSSSSTPWVLALYYPNIGQQKKYLDKVTIFFQNNSEFKREASKFRVRVYDVDKETKKPTKDLLRKSFVLEADVDRDYVSLDLSALQIQMPRAGVYIGLEWLFVPSNWYKNTGKHNITNALLVEDRFAPTFGGVYNKNQNFKVMVYGMGEWTDFVVKSKNKTGNLIPAVSLKLSKK
- a CDS encoding fumarylacetoacetate hydrolase family protein — translated: MKIICIGRNYAAHIAELQNEKPKDPVVFIKPDSSVLPKEQDFYIPEFSNDIHYEVEVLVKIKKVGKHISEKFASNYYDEIGLGIDFTARDVQQVLKEKGLPWEKAKGFDGAAVIGAWVAKEKFENIDNLGFQLLKNDEIVQDGNTNLMLWKIDELIAYVSTFFTLKKGDVIFTGTPAGVGSVKTNDYLSGRLEGVEMFNVNIK
- a CDS encoding Hpt domain-containing protein; this translates as MIYSLDKINELADGDEDFIQSVVSAFLDEVPEDLEQLEVAINEKNYSNIYQLAHKIKPNVDLLGMEQTRAAALDIENMGKVGDENPALDQIFPILKKDIHQVISELKKDFAL
- a CDS encoding competence/damage-inducible protein A: MNAEIITIGDEILIGQIVDTNSAFIGKEFNKIGVSIYQITSVQDDKKHILQALKDAESRVDIVLITGGLGPTKDDITKHTLCEYFEDHLVQNDMVLVHIKELFQKYLSTAPLLQVNIDQALVPSTATVLQNANGTAPGMWMTKNNTVFVSLPGVPFEMKHLILEEVIPKIQKEFKRPFILHKTIITYGIGESALADRISDWESALPSSIKLAYLPSLGKVRLRLSSKGPVKEIVEGIMAQEIRKLYGLIDDVVYGEEDDETIEAVIAKLLTSKKMSLSTAESFTGGTIAELITAMPGASAYFKGSVVSYATEAKINVLKVSKEVIEMHSVVSAQVAEAMAINVREILKTDFSIATTGNAGPSKGDSDKEVGTVFIAIATPKGVYSEKFMMGSQRERVVQRSVNKALEMLQKEILKY
- the rpmB gene encoding 50S ribosomal protein L28; translated protein: MSKVCEITGKRAMFGNNVSFSINKTRRRFNVNLSKKRFYIEEEDRWVTLKVSARALKSINKKGISAVLKEAKANGLTK
- the rpmG gene encoding 50S ribosomal protein L33, with amino-acid sequence MAKKGNRIQVILECTEHKESGQPGTSRYITTKNKKNTPDRIELKKFNPILKKMTVHKEIK
- a CDS encoding DUF4295 domain-containing protein, with product MAKKTVASLQTSSKRLTKAIKMIKSPKSGAYTFTESVMAPEEVSAWLTKK